Below is a genomic region from Raphanus sativus cultivar WK10039 unplaced genomic scaffold, ASM80110v3 Scaffold0058, whole genome shotgun sequence.
TTAAGGACAAGCCTTGATGAAGAAATCGAAAGCACTTTGAAGTTCGGTTATGATGCATTAGGCAAGGAAGATAAagatttatttctttatatagcTTGCTTCTTCAACTATGAACGGATTGAAAAAGTGGAAGAGCATCTTAAAAGAAATTTCTCAAATGTGAAACAAGGTCTTCGCGTCTTAACTGATAAATCTCTCATATCCATCCGTTGGGGACGTATAGAAATGCATGATTTGCTAGCACGTTTTGGTAGAGAAATTGTTCGTAGACAATCCATTCAAGATCCTGCACAGCGTCAGTTTTTGGTTGATAATAAAGACATATGTCAAGTACTGGATAACGATTCCATAGTAAGTTTCCAcatcagttttttctttttctttttccgcATCAGTTCTTAATTGCGTCTCTCCTTACAAAAAAATTGATAACTAACCTGTATATACTTACGTGGCCGTTGTATTATTTTTCAGGGTAGTAAAAGTGTTATAGGCATAAGTTTCAGGTATTCTGAGATCCATGATGAGTTAAATATAAGTGAGAGACACGATAGCGCCTTTGAAAAATTTTCTAGTCTCCAATTCCTAAGTGCCtacagaaacagaaacagagatgaCGATATACCTAAAAACGCCATACAGAAAAGTCTAAACAGTCTACCTGGAAAGGTTAGATTACTCCATTGGGAAGATTTTCCGATGACATGTATGCCTTCTAATTTTAATCCAGAGTTCCTGGTCGAGCTAAATATGCCTTACAGCAAGCTTGAGAATTTGTGGGACGGAGTTAAagtaagtagattttttttctctaaattttgtattatacttcaacaatttttataatctgctatgtttttcttttatctcattttttttgttatgtgttATTTATCTTTGATGAGTTCACTGCTAAGTCTATCACCACCTTCTCATGTGTTgggtttttgttttgatgtaAAGACGATTAGATATCTCAAGTGGATGCGTTTGGATTATTCCACAAACCTGAAGGAGCTTCCTGATCTTTCAACTGCCACTAGTCTCCTAGTATTAAGCACCTCTGCTTGCTCTAGTCTAGTAAAGCTTCCGTTTTCTATTGGAAGTGCTATCAATCTCTTGGAACTGGATTGCAGTGATTGCTCGAGCTTGGTGGAGCTTCCAACTTCTCTTGAAAATGCTACTAATCTCCAGATATTGGATCTTAGACGTTGCTTAAACCTGGTAAAGTTCCCCTCTCTTGGTAATGCCACTAAACTTGAGAAACTAAATCTCAGTGGATGTTTAAATCTAGCTGGACTCCCGTCCTCTCTTGGTAATGCTACTAATCTCGGGGATTTGAAATTTGAGAATTGCTCCAGCTTAATGGAGCTTCCTTTTTCTGTAATAGATACATCTACTCTCCACCGAAATATTTTTAGTGGTTGTTCAAGTCTTGTGGCGCTCCCTTTTTTCATTGGAAATGCTACTACTCTCGTGGAATTTAATCTCAAGGGATGCTCAAGTCTAGGGGAACTCCCTTCCTCCATTGGTGATCTCACTAACCTTAAATGGTTGTATCTCAATGAATGCTCCAGCCTTGTGGAACTACCCTCCTCTATTGGTAATCTCACTAATCTTGCCAATTTTTACCTCAATGGATGCTCAAGTCTAGTGGAACTCCCCTCCTCTATTGGTAATCTTACCAATCTTAAGACCATGTATCTCAGTGAATGCTCAAGTCTAGTGAAACTCCCCTCCTCTATTAGCGATCTAACTAATCTTGAGAAGCTGTATCTCAATGGATGCTCAAGTTTAGTAGAGCTACCCCTTTCTATTGGAAATATCACTAGTCTCGAAACATTGGATCTTCGTGGATGCTTAAGTTTGTTGGAGCTTCCCTCTTCTATGGAAAACCTTCATTATTTGGTGTTCTTGCGTTTGTCAAATTGCTCAAGCCTAGTGGAGGTTCCATCTTTTCTTGGTAATCTTACATATTTGAAGAATTTAGAACTCATGAATTGCTCAAGTTTGGTGAAGCTTCCCTCTTTTGTTAATAATCACTTCGGTCGGACGGAGTTGGATTATGGTGGTTGCTCAAGTCTGGTGGAGTTCCCTTCATCTATTTGGAATGCTACAAAGATGGAGCGTTTGAATCTGAGTGGTTGTTCAAGTCTAGTGGAGCTCCCCTCTTTTACTGGGAATGATATTAGGCTTAAGCGACTGAATCTTAGTGGTTGTTCAAGTCTAGTGGAGCTCCCATCTTCTATTGGGAATGCTATTTATCTCAAGGAATTGAATCTCAGTGGTTGCTCAAGTCTGTTGGAACTTTCATCGTCTATCGGCAATGCTATTAATCTGTATGACTTGAATCTTAGTGGTTGCTCGAGTTTAGTGGAGCTGCCTTTTTCTATTGGAAATATCACTAGACTCGGTAAATTGGATTTGAGTGGATGCTCAAGTCTGCTGGAGATACCCTCTTCTATTGGAAACCTTGCTCATTTGTATGCTTTGAGTTTGAAAGGTTGCACAAAAATAGAGACCCTTCCGGTTAACATCTCTGTCTATGAACTTGATCTCACTGATTGCTTCTTGTTGAAAAAATTTCCTAATGTTTCATCAAAGATCAGTGTTCTCAAGCTTACCGGAACCGCAATAGAAGAAATCCCTTCATCAATCACGTCATGTCTTTATCTTGACTTGCATATCTCATACTGGGAAAACCTCAAAGGATTCCCGCATGCTTTTGGCTGCATCAAAGAGATGCACGTGAGCGATACAAGAACACAAGAAATTTCTCCATGTGTCATGGAAATGTATCGTCTAGAAAAACTTGTGGTCAAGGGATGCACAAAACTGGTTTCACTCCCAGAGCTTCCGAGTTCCTTAGATTTCCTAGATGCACAGAACTGTGAGTCCCTAGAGAGACTGCATTGCTCTTTTGGAAGAACAAAGCTCCTCAACTTTGCTAACTGCTTCAGTCTGAATCAAGAAGCAAGAGACCTCATCATCAAGACATCGAGCTATGAAAGTGCAATCTTACCCGGAGAAGAAGTGCCTGCCTACTTCACGTACCGCGCCACAGGGAACTCCGTGTCAATGGAGTTGAA
It encodes:
- the LOC108854925 gene encoding disease resistance protein TAO1-like, yielding MDLSLFLTIVAAAIGFFLIFRKLRSHQENKEFDSTSSPSSPPSSLSSSTSSPPSTLSISSASPSSSSHVWINDVFPSFRGEDVRDNFLSHIKKEFERKTITFFNDNGIKRGESIGPELIQGIRGSKIAVVLLSTNYASSKWCLEELVEIMKCREELGQTVIAIFYKVDPSHVKKLTGDFGKVFRNTCKGQAKEDIWRWKQALEKVATIVGYHSSNWDNEASMVEGIATNVLNELIHSVPSSDFEGIVGMRGLMEKLKLFILSGSDEVRMLGIVGPSGIGKSTIARFLFSQYSHEFPFSVFMKNIKRHYPMLWHDEYNEKLELQEEFLSKIVNHENISIHNLEVAQHRLKDRKLFIVLDDVDKLAQLDAVAKETCMFGPGSVIIITTQDKKLLNAHGVKHIYKVEFPLEDEALEIFCIYAFGQKFPYEGFEKLASEVTQLAGKLPLGLKIMGYYLKGMTKEEWEQELPRLRTSLDEEIESTLKFGYDALGKEDKDLFLYIACFFNYERIEKVEEHLKRNFSNVKQGLRVLTDKSLISIRWGRIEMHDLLARFGREIVRRQSIQDPAQRQFLVDNKDICQVLDNDSIGSKSVIGISFRYSEIHDELNISERHDSAFEKFSSLQFLSAYRNRNRDDDIPKNAIQKSLNSLPGKVRLLHWEDFPMTCMPSNFNPEFLVELNMPYSKLENLWDGVKTIRYLKWMRLDYSTNLKELPDLSTATSLLVLSTSACSSLVKLPFSIGSAINLLELDCSDCSSLVELPTSLENATNLQILDLRRCLNLVKFPSLGNATKLEKLNLSGCLNLAGLPSSLGNATNLGDLKFENCSSLMELPFSVIDTSTLHRNIFSGCSSLVALPFFIGNATTLVEFNLKGCSSLGELPSSIGDLTNLKWLYLNECSSLVELPSSIGNLTNLANFYLNGCSSLVELPSSIGNLTNLKTMYLSECSSLVKLPSSISDLTNLEKLYLNGCSSLVELPLSIGNITSLETLDLRGCLSLLELPSSMENLHYLVFLRLSNCSSLVEVPSFLGNLTYLKNLELMNCSSLVKLPSFVNNHFGRTELDYGGCSSLVEFPSSIWNATKMERLNLSGCSSLVELPSFTGNDIRLKRLNLSGCSSLVELPSSIGNAIYLKELNLSGCSSLLELSSSIGNAINLYDLNLSGCSSLVELPFSIGNITRLGKLDLSGCSSLLEIPSSIGNLAHLYALSLKGCTKIETLPVNISVYELDLTDCFLLKKFPNVSSKISVLKLTGTAIEEIPSSITSCLYLDLHISYWENLKGFPHAFGCIKEMHVSDTRTQEISPCVMEMYRLEKLVVKGCTKLVSLPELPSSLDFLDAQNCESLERLHCSFGRTKLLNFANCFSLNQEARDLIIKTSSYESAILPGEEVPAYFTYRATGNSVSMELNGFDTRFDTDFKACVLLVDKGCTEVGDWNKLEVSHCMTGKQNGFSAKCRSENINPSPRLKKHLYVLEFLQAVSSSELVFEFQVNDDKWDIVECGIRLDD